TTATGACGATCATGTGTCGTTTGAAGAACCGCCAATTGTAACCGAGTCCATTCTAGGTCACGAGATACCTAGTCCAACCCGCGAAGTTTTTCCTCTAACTTTTGGACAGACTCTTCAGCTTCACCTTTCAACCGAGAAAGATGTTTACGATCGGAGTGAAGGTCCCTAATCTGAAGCCTGAGTGAATTGCACTGACCTTCTAAGGAATCAATAAATAACCCCTACAGCAGCAACTCTTTGGAGCCGAGATAGCTCGGAATGGAGATTATCTATTTCCTCGGGCACATACTCAAATCTATGATAACGAAGTAGATCGGTTCAGAGGCTCTCAATCTCGTTGGTCTGGCGATCGATCTTGTCatctttgttatgtatcttctgTTGAAGTGTACCAACGTGACCTTTTTCAATGTTCAATTTCATGGACATACGGCGATACTCGGAAGCGTAGTCTCTGTCTAGGCTAGATATCTCGGCTAGGAAGACAACGCTAGACTCAGGATATTGGCACTGTAACATCAATCAAAGAATAAGAGAACATGATAAAATACCTTTTAGCTTCATTCAGCTGCCTCTCCATCTTCCGATCTCGCTCTTGCTCCCCTAGCTTGTAGTTGGGTTCTGAGACGCAACATATCCTCATACTCCTTTTGACGAATTGCCGCCTCCAGAAGCCTTTGATTTTCGGCCTGAAAACAAGTCGGGTTAGATAACTAATGAGAGAAGGAGTAAAGTAATTATGTGACCAACGTAATGTAGCTTTTTCATAGTGTTGAGAGAATCTCTCATGACAGGACCATACAGGGGGACAACCTTTAGCATATCCGCAGTGGAATGAGAGCTAAAGCTAGAAGATGCAAGAGCGCCTAAGGAGTCACAAGCAACGCCCGAGAATGTGAAGACAGAACCATTGAACGTACCCTTGTTAGGGGCATTCCTCTCCACATTTTCCACTACCTCATTTCTGGGGAAAGTAGGGATGATTTCTTCAAGGGAAGGGATCTCGGGTTCTCTTTGTTCCCCCCCTTCACCCGATCCTTCGGCCTCAACGTCCTAACCAAAtagttcatcatcatcagatatcaccaccaccacatTGGTATTCGGAAGGGAAATTCCTTTGCCAGAAAAGGGTTCTTTGACTGCGTAGGCAGAACCACATTCTTCCATGGGGAAGCTTTACCACCCTTAGACCCTTTGCCACTACGCTCAACCTGAATTGAGATAAGGGGAGTCGATCGTCGGGATCTTCACCACCCTTCTCAGAAGATCTCTCAACACCTTCCTCACCAGTCTTTGACTTCTACAAGTGCAACATCGTCAAACTCATTAAAGGCAACAAATAAGGGCAAGTACATGTAATGAGAATAGAGCAATTTATTTTCTACCTTCACTAGCTCTTCCTCAGTCCTAGTGCCAGAGCCTCTTTTTCGAGCATTATGAGTCTTAGGCTGATTACTCTGAGCCTTGGACTACAAAaacaaagatttaaaaaaaatgttGTTGCTCGAGAAGAAAGACCCGAGGAAAGAAGACCCAATAAAGACAACCATACCTGATCGGCATTAACTACCCATAATTGATAGGGCTCAGCAGGGAAATCGGAAGGAGGAAGCTTGTCACTTAAGATGGGACCACGAACAACAAGAGGGAC
The nucleotide sequence above comes from Papaver somniferum cultivar HN1 chromosome 8, ASM357369v1, whole genome shotgun sequence. Encoded proteins:
- the LOC113305903 gene encoding uncharacterized protein LOC113305903, which gives rise to MLDEDPEGGHNTNKHARHTNDSVWDRVPLVVRGPILSDKLPPSDFPAEPYQLWVVNADQSKAQSNQPKTHNARKRGSGTRTEEELVKKSKTGEEGVERSSEKGGEDPDDRLPLSQFRLSVVAKGLRVDVEAEGSGEGGEQREPEIPSLEEIIPTFPRNEVVENVERNAPNKGTFNGSVFTFSGVACDSLGALASSSFSSHSTADMLKVVPLYGPVMRDSLNTMKKLHYVGHIITLLLLSLVI